A DNA window from Campylobacter concisus contains the following coding sequences:
- a CDS encoding aspartate kinase, giving the protein MLIVQKFGGTSVGTLERIEAVANRVIETKNSGADVVVVVSAMSGVTNQLVEYSEYFSKHPDGVATDMLLSSGEQVTTALLTIALNAKGYACVGMTGAMAGIITDDIHTKARIERIETARLKAELKAGKIVVVAGFQGIDEKGNITTLGRGGSDLSAVALAGALDADLCEIFTDVDGVYTTDPRIEKKAKKLEKISYDEMLELASAGAKVLQNRSVELAKKLNVKLITRSSFNHNEGTLIAKEDDNMEAVLVSGIALDKNQARVTLRGVVDKPGIAAEIFTALAHENINVDMIIQNVGHDGTTNLGFTVPQNELELAKETMQKLSAAKHIEFDDAIVKVSVIGVGMKSHSGVACLAFETLAKEGINIQMISTSEIKISMIVDQKYGELAVRVLHDAYKLDK; this is encoded by the coding sequence ATGTTGATCGTTCAAAAATTTGGCGGAACTAGCGTAGGAACACTTGAACGCATCGAAGCTGTGGCAAATAGGGTCATTGAGACAAAAAATAGCGGTGCAGACGTAGTTGTGGTAGTTTCTGCGATGAGCGGAGTTACAAATCAATTGGTTGAATATAGTGAGTATTTTTCAAAACATCCAGATGGTGTCGCCACTGATATGCTTTTAAGCTCTGGAGAGCAAGTAACGACCGCGCTTTTAACGATCGCACTTAATGCAAAAGGCTATGCGTGTGTGGGTATGACAGGTGCGATGGCAGGCATAATTACTGATGATATTCATACAAAAGCAAGGATCGAAAGGATAGAGACTGCTAGGCTAAAAGCCGAGCTAAAAGCCGGCAAAATCGTAGTTGTGGCTGGCTTTCAAGGTATAGATGAAAAAGGTAATATCACAACCCTTGGTAGAGGTGGTAGCGACCTTAGTGCAGTTGCATTAGCGGGAGCACTTGATGCTGATCTATGCGAAATTTTTACCGATGTTGATGGCGTTTATACGACTGATCCAAGGATAGAAAAAAAGGCAAAAAAACTTGAGAAGATAAGCTATGATGAGATGCTAGAGCTCGCTTCTGCTGGCGCAAAGGTACTACAAAATCGCTCAGTCGAGCTGGCAAAAAAACTAAATGTAAAACTCATTACAAGAAGTAGCTTTAATCACAACGAAGGTACATTAATAGCAAAGGAAGATGACAATATGGAAGCAGTTTTAGTAAGCGGAATAGCACTAGATAAAAATCAAGCAAGAGTAACACTAAGGGGCGTAGTTGATAAACCTGGCATCGCAGCAGAAATTTTTACAGCTTTAGCTCATGAAAACATAAACGTAGATATGATAATCCAAAACGTAGGACATGACGGCACTACAAATTTAGGCTTTACAGTGCCACAAAATGAGCTTGAACTAGCAAAAGAAACTATGCAAAAGCTCTCAGCTGCAAAACATATAGAATTTGATGATGCGATCGTGAAAGTTTCAGTTATTGGCGTCGGCATGAAGAGCCATAGTGGCGTAGCATGTTTAGCATTTGAAACGCTTGCAAAAGAGGGTATAAATATCCAAATGATCTCAACAAGTGAGATAAAAATTTCAATGATCGTTGATCAAAAATATGGCGAGCTAGCGGTTCGCGTACTTCATGATGCTTATAAGCTAGATAAATAA
- a CDS encoding HobA family DNA replication regulator — protein sequence MQDFIQWTLKAIRDEGPLMSWMEERRVEWTPLLASRLKFLLEGRAFITISDEERRWFETYLLKKMNHSKSIRPFLPFFSLRSLYPSLDEIETNEQKQLLKDMLSLAFPNGYLFFYIGKSLDRYANLAKSDEDSYMWLFDEQAQNSFTLSSSDENLDVKLISLCKIFDKSIDAALFAKVIL from the coding sequence ATGCAAGATTTTATTCAGTGGACGTTAAAGGCTATTAGAGACGAAGGCCCTTTGATGAGCTGGATGGAGGAAAGGCGTGTCGAATGGACGCCTTTGCTCGCATCTAGGCTTAAATTTTTACTTGAAGGAAGGGCTTTTATAACTATAAGTGATGAAGAGCGAAGATGGTTTGAAACTTATCTTTTAAAAAAGATGAACCATTCAAAAAGTATCAGACCATTTTTGCCATTTTTTAGCCTAAGATCGCTTTATCCATCGCTTGATGAGATAGAGACAAATGAACAAAAGCAGCTTCTAAAAGATATGCTAAGTCTTGCTTTTCCAAACGGGTACTTGTTTTTTTATATCGGAAAGAGCCTTGATAGATATGCGAATTTAGCCAAAAGCGATGAGGATAGTTATATGTGGCTATTTGACGAGCAGGCGCAAAACAGCTTTACTCTTAGCTCGAGCGATGAAAATTTAGACGTTAAGCTAATAAGCCTTTGCAAAATTTTTGATAAAAGCATTGATGCTGCGCTCTTTGCTAAGGTGATACTCTAA
- a CDS encoding DNA polymerase III subunit delta', with protein MLNKIVVTSDFESLKAKLESEFGINNLRFFISDDFLLENAKEVIAEAYIAEKDEKILVIHASSFRTEAQNALLKIIEEPPRNIKFIIATQSKNLLLPTIRSRMLIENNLTKKPKITLDLNLKSFSLKEITSFIDQKIADEQAQKFGKNELKELVGVIVTKAVDSGYKFSGDEMDYFFSLIRLADLNAKSHAVLTPLLLTIFQKGRR; from the coding sequence ATGCTTAATAAAATCGTCGTTACAAGCGATTTTGAAAGTTTAAAAGCCAAGCTTGAAAGCGAGTTTGGTATTAATAATTTAAGATTTTTTATAAGCGATGATTTTTTGCTAGAAAACGCAAAAGAGGTCATTGCAGAAGCTTACATTGCTGAAAAAGATGAAAAAATTTTAGTAATACATGCTAGTTCTTTTAGGACAGAAGCTCAAAACGCACTTTTAAAGATCATCGAAGAGCCCCCAAGAAATATCAAATTTATAATAGCAACGCAGAGTAAAAATTTACTTCTACCAACGATTAGATCAAGAATGCTCATAGAAAATAATCTCACAAAAAAACCAAAAATAACCCTTGATCTAAATTTAAAATCGTTTAGCCTAAAGGAGATAACAAGCTTTATCGATCAAAAGATCGCAGATGAGCAAGCTCAGAAATTTGGCAAAAACGAGTTAAAAGAGCTTGTGGGCGTTATCGTGACAAAGGCGGTCGATAGCGGGTATAAATTTAGCGGCGATGAGATGGATTATTTTTTCTCGCTTATTAGGCTTGCTGATCTAAATGCCAAGTCTCACGCCGTGCTAACGCCACTACTGCTTACTATATTTCAAAAAGGACGACGTTGA
- the folP gene encoding dihydropteroate synthase: MKIYKINNKSNFDEICKAISPSPAGVKLMHEKSEINFIFIDEIKTPAANILKQDALSVGAELVTHKDTILGRQSLNKALLMATNAQLRQLAKKEKLQDFGLKNLAAFLETKFIKPAKPVIMGVANINTDSFNEQSRINTQNGIAKIEAMIEAGADYIDLGGVSSRPGSEYCGREEEFRRIKDIVEEIYRLNLHEKAKFSLDSFDEYCLEFALNHGFKIINDITANASLATLAARYDAEFCMMHMQGNPATMQVAPKYNDLIGEIADFFEQKITLARELGAKKLVLDVGIGFGKTAEQNLLLIKHLEHFLKFDCPLLVGASRKSVINHYYKSEVKERLPGSLYLHLKAFENGAQIIRTHDVAEHKQLFDMHEAMSQATLW; encoded by the coding sequence TTGAAAATTTATAAGATAAATAATAAAAGTAACTTTGATGAAATTTGCAAAGCCATCTCGCCAAGCCCTGCTGGTGTGAAGCTCATGCATGAAAAGAGCGAGATAAATTTTATATTTATAGATGAGATAAAAACCCCAGCGGCAAATATCCTAAAGCAAGACGCCCTAAGCGTTGGAGCTGAGCTTGTGACGCATAAAGATACGATTTTGGGTAGGCAGAGTCTAAATAAAGCCTTACTAATGGCGACGAATGCGCAGCTTAGGCAATTAGCTAAAAAAGAGAAGTTGCAAGACTTTGGACTTAAAAATTTAGCAGCCTTTTTAGAGACAAAATTTATAAAGCCCGCAAAGCCTGTTATAATGGGCGTTGCAAATATAAACACAGATAGCTTCAACGAGCAAAGCCGCATAAATACGCAAAATGGCATAGCGAAAATCGAAGCCATGATCGAAGCAGGTGCAGACTACATCGACCTTGGTGGCGTTAGCTCAAGGCCAGGGAGCGAGTATTGCGGACGCGAGGAGGAGTTTAGACGCATAAAAGATATCGTGGAGGAAATTTACAGGCTAAATTTACACGAAAAGGCGAAATTTAGCCTTGATAGCTTTGATGAGTATTGCTTAGAATTTGCGCTAAATCACGGCTTTAAGATAATAAATGACATCACGGCAAACGCCTCACTTGCCACGCTTGCGGCGCGATATGACGCTGAGTTTTGTATGATGCATATGCAAGGCAATCCTGCGACTATGCAGGTCGCACCAAAATATAACGACTTAATCGGCGAGATAGCAGACTTTTTTGAGCAAAAGATAACCCTTGCAAGAGAGCTTGGCGCCAAAAAGCTAGTGCTTGATGTGGGTATTGGCTTTGGCAAGACGGCTGAACAAAATTTATTGCTTATTAAACATTTGGAGCATTTTTTGAAATTTGATTGCCCGCTACTAGTAGGCGCAAGCCGCAAATCAGTCATAAATCACTACTACAAAAGCGAGGTCAAAGAGCGCTTACCAGGCTCACTTTACCTGCATCTAAAGGCCTTCGAAAACGGCGCACAGATCATTAGAACACACGATGTGGCCGAGCACAAACAGCTTTTTGATATGCATGAGGCGATGAGCCAAGCCACGCTTTGGTAG
- a CDS encoding NADAR family protein: MVECKAKKAECFGDKEALEQILSAKDPVQMKAFGRQVRGFDAKVWDEVKFSVVLNADYLKFSQNTSLRDFLLQTGSKILVEARPVDKIWGIGLAASDENVQNPMKWRGQNLLGFALMRVGDEIAKVYKNVHLRDARELNLDHL; the protein is encoded by the coding sequence TTGGTAGAGTGTAAGGCTAAAAAGGCTGAGTGCTTTGGTGATAAAGAGGCTTTGGAGCAAATTTTATCCGCTAAAGATCCAGTACAGATGAAGGCGTTTGGCAGGCAGGTGCGAGGCTTTGACGCTAAGGTCTGGGACGAGGTCAAATTTAGCGTTGTGCTAAATGCGGACTATCTAAAATTTAGCCAAAATACCTCTTTGCGAGACTTTTTGCTCCAAACTGGGAGTAAAATTTTAGTCGAGGCAAGGCCTGTTGATAAAATTTGGGGCATAGGTTTGGCTGCAAGTGATGAAAATGTGCAAAATCCTATGAAGTGGCGAGGGCAAAATTTACTTGGCTTTGCACTGATGAGGGTAGGGGACGAGATAGCAAAGGTCTATAAAAATGTCCATTTACGTGACGCCAGAGAGCTAAATTTAGATCATTTATAA
- the ligA gene encoding NAD-dependent DNA ligase LigA encodes MTKQEYEKAVDTLNAWAKAYYDEDEPLASDEEYDALYHAVLDYEQANPSEISIFSPTKRVGGTVKEGFSKANHIKRMWSMEDIFDLAELDAWLKRGDKENLTFVAEPKFDGASLNLLYENGVLVRAITRGDGVTGEDVTQNAKTINSVLKSIDYKGLIEIRGEVVIRKEDFELLNAERAKNGEAPLSNPRNAAAGSLRQLDSAVTAKRKLLFIPWGVGEQSLGLKDHSEVMKFVRDLGFERDDFFKILTKDELEAAYNELLANRDSKSVMMDGMVIRVNDLARCEELGYTVKFPKFMVAFKFPAIEKVTRLKDVALQVGRSGVVTPVGVLDEVNIDGANVKSATLHNFDEIERLGVMKNDYIGIIRSGDVIPKITKVYKDRRDGSEEAIDRPKFCPVCGSHLLDEGVFVKCQNLSCRARVVGSIIHYASKKCLNIDGLGDAIVNLLFDKGLISCIKDIYGLKFDDLMALEGFKEKKVNNLLNAIEASKGAELSRFITGLGCEHIGEVAAKKLASSFGLGWLDASFDELVSLEGFGAEMANSLIAFAEVNRAEILALSQIVQPSVTQAQSISNALSGKTVVITGTLSRPRDEIKAELESFGAKVSSSVSKKTDFVLAGEEAGSKLDKANELGVQVIDEREYERLKLEV; translated from the coding sequence ATGACAAAACAAGAGTATGAAAAAGCGGTAGATACGCTAAATGCTTGGGCAAAGGCCTACTACGACGAGGATGAGCCACTTGCAAGTGACGAGGAGTATGACGCGCTATATCACGCGGTGCTTGATTATGAGCAGGCAAATCCAAGCGAAATTTCTATCTTTTCACCTACAAAACGCGTGGGCGGCACCGTAAAAGAGGGCTTTAGCAAGGCTAATCACATCAAACGCATGTGGAGTATGGAAGATATTTTTGATCTAGCCGAGCTTGATGCGTGGCTAAAGCGTGGGGATAAAGAAAATTTAACCTTTGTCGCTGAGCCAAAATTTGACGGAGCGAGCCTAAATTTGCTTTATGAAAACGGCGTTTTGGTTAGGGCGATAACTAGGGGTGATGGCGTTACAGGCGAAGACGTGACGCAAAATGCAAAGACGATAAATTCTGTTTTAAAGAGCATTGATTACAAAGGGCTAATTGAAATCAGGGGCGAGGTCGTTATAAGAAAAGAAGATTTTGAGCTTCTAAACGCAGAGCGCGCAAAAAATGGCGAGGCGCCGCTTTCAAATCCTAGAAATGCAGCTGCCGGAAGCCTAAGACAGCTTGATAGCGCAGTCACTGCTAAAAGAAAGCTACTTTTCATACCTTGGGGTGTGGGCGAGCAGAGCCTTGGGCTAAAAGATCACAGCGAGGTGATGAAATTTGTGCGTGATCTTGGCTTTGAGAGGGATGATTTTTTCAAAATTTTAACAAAAGACGAGCTTGAAGCTGCATACAACGAGCTTTTGGCGAATCGTGACTCAAAGAGCGTGATGATGGATGGCATGGTGATACGCGTAAACGATCTTGCACGCTGCGAAGAGCTGGGCTATACGGTCAAATTTCCAAAATTTATGGTGGCGTTTAAATTTCCAGCCATTGAAAAGGTGACTAGGCTAAAAGACGTTGCACTTCAAGTTGGCAGAAGCGGCGTAGTAACACCTGTTGGCGTACTTGATGAGGTAAATATTGATGGCGCAAATGTAAAATCCGCCACGCTTCATAACTTTGATGAAATAGAGCGCCTTGGTGTCATGAAAAACGACTATATCGGCATTATCCGCTCAGGTGATGTCATACCAAAGATCACAAAGGTTTATAAGGATAGGCGCGATGGCAGCGAAGAGGCGATAGATAGGCCTAAATTTTGTCCAGTTTGCGGCTCGCACTTGCTTGATGAGGGGGTCTTTGTAAAGTGCCAAAATTTAAGCTGCAGGGCAAGAGTGGTTGGCTCAATAATTCACTACGCATCGAAAAAATGCCTAAATATAGATGGCCTTGGCGATGCGATCGTAAATTTGTTATTTGATAAGGGACTGATCTCTTGCATAAAAGACATTTACGGCCTTAAATTTGATGATCTCATGGCGCTTGAGGGCTTTAAAGAGAAAAAGGTAAATAACCTTTTAAATGCCATTGAAGCCAGTAAAGGTGCGGAGCTTTCACGCTTCATCACGGGGCTTGGCTGCGAGCACATCGGCGAAGTGGCGGCTAAAAAGCTTGCAAGTAGCTTTGGACTAGGCTGGCTTGATGCTAGCTTTGATGAGCTTGTCTCGCTTGAGGGCTTTGGCGCGGAGATGGCAAATAGCCTAATTGCCTTTGCCGAGGTAAATAGAGCAGAAATTTTAGCCCTTAGCCAGATCGTGCAGCCAAGCGTGACGCAGGCGCAGAGCATCTCAAATGCGCTAAGTGGCAAAACGGTCGTAATAACTGGCACGCTAAGTCGCCCAAGAGATGAGATAAAGGCGGAGCTTGAGAGTTTTGGCGCAAAGGTTTCAAGCTCAGTTTCTAAAAAAACGGACTTCGTCTTAGCTGGCGAGGAGGCTGGTAGTAAGCTTGATAAAGCAAATGAGCTAGGCGTGCAAGTAATCGATGAGAGAGAATATGAGAGGCTAAAACTTGAGGTTTGA
- a CDS encoding TlyA family RNA methyltransferase, whose translation MRFDNYVASVLNISRNKASELIKSGKVLSNGEICTKVSSEVSEAKISLLDEIYVGRGALKLKSFLEAMKFDLTGKNALDIGSSTGGFMQILLERGVKSVTGVDVGTDQLDASLRSDERVKIYEKTDIREFAKSHKNEFNLITCDVSFISLAEILPAICELASENSLIIMLFKPQFEVGVGVKRNKKGVVTDMKAIKLAMNRFEVMANGLGFKMIACKECEVKGKEGNAEFFYAFNKR comes from the coding sequence TTGAGGTTTGATAACTACGTCGCAAGCGTTTTAAATATCAGTAGAAACAAGGCTAGCGAGCTAATAAAATCTGGCAAGGTGCTCTCAAACGGCGAAATTTGCACCAAGGTTTCAAGCGAGGTTAGTGAGGCTAAAATTTCGCTGCTTGATGAAATTTACGTTGGGCGAGGAGCTTTGAAGCTAAAGAGCTTTTTGGAGGCGATGAAATTTGATCTAACTGGCAAAAATGCGCTTGATATAGGTAGCTCGACTGGTGGCTTTATGCAAATTTTGCTTGAGCGTGGCGTAAAAAGCGTGACTGGTGTGGATGTTGGTACCGATCAACTTGACGCTAGCCTAAGAAGTGATGAGCGGGTAAAAATTTATGAAAAGACTGACATAAGAGAGTTTGCCAAATCGCACAAAAATGAATTTAACCTCATAACCTGCGACGTGAGCTTTATCTCTTTGGCTGAAATTTTGCCTGCTATTTGCGAGCTAGCAAGCGAGAATTCGCTCATTATCATGCTTTTTAAGCCACAATTTGAAGTGGGTGTTGGCGTAAAACGAAATAAAAAAGGCGTCGTCACTGATATGAAAGCTATAAAATTAGCGATGAATAGGTTTGAAGTGATGGCTAATGGCCTAGGATTTAAAATGATAGCTTGCAAAGAGTGCGAAGTAAAAGGGAAAGAGGGAAATGCCGAATTTTTCTACGCTTTTAACAAAAGATAA
- a CDS encoding bifunctional riboflavin kinase/FAD synthetase has protein sequence MPNFSTLLTKDNITAVAIGHFDGVHRGHKQLLKQLGEFGGLVVIDKNKANITPKLKRAEYSNYPCFLYDFESIKGLSGEEFIALLKRDFKNLKKIVVGFDFRFGRNRAWDKHDLKRIFDGEVVVVDEVCYDGMGVHSSSIRELIRQGNIDEANRLIGREYSIEGNVIKGQGIGAKELVATLNLDIKSYLLPREGVYATRTRMGSYTYGSVTFIGNRLSTDGNFSVETHILDEVAPKVTKHVAVCFIKRLRDNKKFNNLSELKEQIKRDINEARQCVGVCDLFFGETMRYFDGYGAGI, from the coding sequence ATGCCGAATTTTTCTACGCTTTTAACAAAAGATAATATCACTGCCGTTGCGATAGGGCATTTTGACGGCGTGCATAGAGGACACAAACAGCTTTTAAAGCAGCTTGGCGAGTTTGGCGGACTTGTCGTCATCGACAAAAACAAGGCAAACATAACGCCAAAGCTAAAGCGAGCCGAGTACTCAAACTATCCTTGCTTCTTGTATGATTTTGAGAGTATAAAAGGGCTTAGCGGCGAGGAATTTATCGCACTTTTAAAGAGGGATTTTAAAAATTTAAAAAAGATCGTTGTTGGATTTGATTTTAGATTTGGCAGAAACAGAGCGTGGGATAAGCACGATTTGAAAAGGATTTTTGATGGCGAGGTGGTCGTCGTTGATGAGGTTTGTTATGATGGCATGGGCGTGCATAGCTCCTCCATCAGAGAGCTGATACGCCAAGGCAACATCGATGAGGCAAATAGGCTAATAGGCAGGGAGTACTCGATCGAGGGCAACGTGATAAAAGGGCAGGGCATCGGCGCAAAAGAGCTGGTTGCCACGCTAAATTTAGATATAAAAAGCTATCTTTTGCCGCGCGAGGGCGTCTATGCGACAAGAACGAGGATGGGCTCATACACCTATGGCTCGGTCACTTTTATAGGCAACAGGCTTAGCACGGATGGAAATTTTAGCGTTGAGACGCACATCTTAGACGAGGTCGCGCCAAAGGTGACAAAGCACGTCGCCGTTTGCTTCATAAAACGCTTAAGAGATAATAAGAAATTTAATAATCTAAGCGAGCTAAAAGAGCAGATAAAACGCGATATAAACGAGGCTAGGCAGTGCGTGGGCGTGTGCGATCTCTTTTTTGGAGAGACGATGAGATACTTTGACGGATATGGAGCTGGTATATGA
- the cmoA gene encoding carboxy-S-adenosyl-L-methionine synthase CmoA: MRDEIFKEPISKQFEFDDFVASVFDDMISRSVPFYDVSSNLNAKLLAKILPKSAKVCDLGCSTANSLLLLNNLRNDLVLSGVDNSEAMLANAKNKAKAYGADIEFILDDILECELEGFDAVLANYTLQFIRPPKRADLVQKIYNGLNENGVFLFSEKIIFEDKKLTKSVIEIYEDYKQAQGYSRYEIAQKREALENVLVPYTEEENRNLALNAGFKRVESTFKWGNFMSFLAFK; the protein is encoded by the coding sequence ATGAGAGATGAAATTTTTAAAGAGCCTATAAGCAAGCAGTTTGAGTTTGATGACTTTGTGGCGAGTGTTTTTGATGATATGATCTCGCGCTCGGTGCCGTTTTACGACGTGAGCTCAAATTTAAACGCAAAGTTGCTTGCTAAAATTTTGCCAAAATCAGCAAAAGTGTGCGACCTTGGCTGCTCTACGGCAAATAGCCTGCTTTTGCTAAACAACCTTAGAAACGACCTCGTGCTAAGCGGCGTGGATAACTCTGAGGCGATGCTAGCAAATGCTAAAAATAAGGCAAAAGCTTATGGGGCTGATATTGAATTTATTTTAGACGACATCTTAGAGTGCGAGCTAGAGGGCTTTGATGCTGTTTTGGCAAACTATACTTTGCAGTTTATCAGACCGCCAAAAAGGGCTGATCTGGTGCAAAAAATTTATAACGGACTAAATGAAAATGGCGTCTTTTTGTTTAGTGAAAAGATCATCTTTGAAGATAAAAAGCTTACTAAAAGCGTCATAGAAATTTACGAGGACTACAAGCAAGCGCAAGGCTACTCACGCTACGAGATCGCCCAAAAAAGAGAGGCGCTTGAAAATGTGCTGGTGCCATACACTGAAGAAGAAAATAGAAACTTAGCCCTAAATGCTGGCTTTAAGCGTGTCGAGAGCACATTTAAATGGGGAAATTTCATGAGCTTTTTGGCGTTTAAGTAA
- the fdhF gene encoding formate dehydrogenase subunit alpha, which yields MKEGKVICPYCGTGCQVTLHVENNVVRAATGVEDNPVNQGNLCLKGFYGWDYVASPDRLTKPLIRKKNGVFSKDGEFEEASWDEALDLVVEKMKEAKEKYGPDSLAGNFSARCTLEDNYVAQKLMRAVIGTNNVDHCARIUHAPTVAGLAKTIGNGAATNSFTEIGTYSNCILMIGSNPENGHPIAAMHIQRALNRGAKLIVIDPIKTEFASRADIHLQLEPEHNIPVINALLYTIIEEGLVNEEFVRDHTIGIEYVKEAVKDYAPEVVAKYTRLNPEDIRAAARMYATTKPAVITHGMGVTHFNHGVGGVCDVSNLFLITGNICELGTGDLPLRGQENVQGCCDMGVLPNIFPNLGSVTDPEQRAWFEKMWHLEPGFLNSKIGIHKTEVPDAILDGRVHFFWTIGENPVISEPNTNHFLKGIANVDFYVVQDLFLTETSLKADVVLPGVASSEKEGLYTNAERRVQHNEAVITPPGDARQDWWIVCEIARRLGATEGFNFNSPEEIWEEVRKCDPRRYGGMSYYRLKKYHGLHWPCPTEDDMGGQSLYLDKKFFTPDGKGRFVPCLFVDKADEIESAKLEFAKKMNMSPEYPIMAGSVDEKTDAEYPIQLLTTRKVYQYTVGTMTRRSRAIEEGGDSIGPIAEMSPALAERYGLKQGDFIKAWSRYGYIVVKAEVTDIVPDGIIQMTFHYWESSCNELTSSGWDYISKTPTFKAAIQIKKIDEEEFLRVRELKREKFQTSKIIYDDFHHHGNAAINE from the coding sequence ATGAAAGAAGGCAAAGTCATCTGTCCTTATTGCGGGACAGGCTGTCAAGTAACCTTGCACGTGGAAAACAACGTCGTTCGTGCCGCTACTGGCGTCGAAGACAATCCAGTCAATCAAGGAAATTTATGTTTAAAGGGCTTTTATGGCTGGGATTACGTTGCAAGTCCAGACAGACTTACAAAGCCGCTTATTAGAAAGAAAAATGGAGTCTTTTCAAAGGATGGTGAATTTGAAGAGGCCAGCTGGGACGAGGCGCTTGATCTTGTCGTAGAAAAGATGAAAGAAGCCAAAGAGAAATACGGCCCTGACTCACTAGCAGGAAACTTTTCAGCACGCTGTACACTTGAAGACAACTACGTCGCTCAAAAGCTAATGCGTGCAGTCATAGGCACAAACAACGTCGATCACTGCGCTAGAATTTGACACGCTCCGACAGTAGCAGGACTTGCTAAAACAATCGGAAACGGAGCTGCCACAAATAGCTTTACAGAGATTGGCACTTATAGTAACTGTATATTAATGATAGGCTCAAACCCAGAAAATGGTCACCCAATCGCAGCTATGCACATCCAAAGAGCGCTAAACCGCGGTGCAAAACTGATCGTTATCGACCCTATCAAGACCGAGTTTGCAAGTAGAGCAGACATCCACTTGCAGCTAGAGCCTGAGCACAACATCCCTGTTATTAACGCACTTCTTTACACTATCATCGAAGAAGGCCTTGTAAATGAGGAATTTGTAAGAGATCACACAATAGGCATCGAGTACGTTAAAGAAGCTGTAAAAGACTATGCGCCAGAGGTTGTAGCAAAATACACAAGGCTAAATCCAGAGGATATAAGAGCAGCTGCTAGAATGTATGCCACCACAAAACCAGCCGTCATCACTCACGGCATGGGCGTAACTCACTTCAACCACGGCGTTGGCGGAGTTTGCGATGTATCAAATTTATTCTTGATAACTGGCAATATCTGCGAGCTTGGCACAGGCGACTTGCCACTTAGAGGTCAAGAGAACGTTCAAGGTTGCTGCGACATGGGCGTTTTACCAAACATATTCCCAAATCTTGGCTCAGTAACCGACCCAGAGCAAAGAGCTTGGTTTGAGAAAATGTGGCACCTTGAGCCTGGATTTTTAAACTCAAAGATAGGTATCCACAAGACTGAAGTACCTGATGCGATCCTTGATGGCAGAGTGCATTTCTTCTGGACTATCGGCGAAAACCCAGTCATCTCTGAGCCAAATACAAACCACTTCTTAAAAGGCATCGCAAATGTCGATTTCTACGTGGTTCAAGATCTATTTTTAACCGAGACTTCACTAAAAGCTGACGTCGTTCTCCCTGGCGTTGCAAGTAGCGAAAAAGAGGGTCTTTACACTAACGCAGAGCGCCGTGTCCAACATAACGAAGCAGTCATCACACCTCCAGGTGATGCTAGACAAGACTGGTGGATCGTTTGCGAGATCGCACGTCGTTTAGGCGCAACAGAGGGCTTTAACTTCAACTCACCAGAAGAGATTTGGGAAGAAGTTAGGAAATGCGACCCTAGACGCTACGGCGGTATGAGCTACTATAGACTTAAAAAATATCACGGACTTCACTGGCCATGCCCAACTGAAGATGATATGGGTGGTCAAAGCCTCTATCTTGATAAGAAATTCTTTACACCTGATGGCAAAGGTCGCTTTGTGCCATGCTTATTTGTGGATAAAGCTGATGAGATCGAGAGTGCAAAACTTGAGTTTGCCAAGAAGATGAATATGTCGCCAGAGTATCCTATCATGGCTGGTTCAGTCGATGAGAAGACTGACGCTGAGTATCCGATACAGCTTTTAACTACAAGAAAGGTTTATCAATACACAGTTGGCACCATGACAAGACGCTCACGCGCCATCGAAGAGGGCGGAGATAGCATCGGACCTATCGCTGAGATGAGCCCAGCGCTTGCAGAAAGATACGGACTAAAACAAGGCGACTTTATCAAAGCTTGGAGTAGATACGGCTACATCGTCGTAAAAGCTGAAGTAACTGACATCGTGCCTGATGGCATCATCCAGATGACTTTCCACTACTGGGAGAGCTCATGCAACGAGCTAACAAGCAGCGGTTGGGACTACATCAGTAAGACTCCGACATTTAAAGCAGCTATCCAGATCAAAAAGATCGATGAAGAGGAATTTTTACGAGTTCGCGAGCTAAAACGCGAGAAATTCCAAACTTCAAAGATCATCTACGATGACTTCCACCACCATGGAAACGCAGCGATAAATGAGTAA